The following is a genomic window from Ignavibacteria bacterium.
AACATCACCAACATATATAAATAAAAAAAGGGTTTAAATTTATTAATTTAAACCCTTAGCTTCAATAAAAAATTTCAATTAATTAACGCAATATGTGTTATAAATTCCGTCAAGGAAATTCCACTGCAAAGCAGCAGCTTCATCAACAGTAGTAACGACTCTTTTTTGGTCTTCCTCTGTTTTACAGCTTGCAATTATTGCATCAAGCTCTTCTTTTGAGTGATAAACATCGAACTCTTCGTGAACAGTGAAATATGCAATGTCTTCAGGTTTGTTAATTCCATAGAATTTATTCAAACCATCAATTTTAGTTTTTGAAATTTCAGGAACCTGTGATTCATATGCATATAAAGCAGCTATTCCAAGCTGTGATTCGTTTGAACGTGAAAGCTCATACATTCCGTCAACGAGATATTCTGTTTCTCTAAGCGGGGTTGTATTTCTTACTTCGTCTTCTTTCAATCCTAAGCTCTTTGCAAAATCCATCCAGAGCGCAGGATGATTTTT
Proteins encoded in this region:
- a CDS encoding CADD family putative folate metabolism protein — protein: MMQTELFVTEINDKIASKSLLNHPFYQKWNEGTLTQEMLKEYAKQYYHFVKHFPRFVSCVHSNCDDFKTREMLMANLADEEGYKSEFKNHPALWMDFAKSLGLKEDEVRNTTPLRETEYLVDGMYELSRSNESQLGIAALYAYESQVPEISKTKIDGLNKFYGINKPEDIAYFTVHEEFDVYHSKEELDAIIASCKTEEDQKRVVTTVDEAAALQWNFLDGIYNTYCVN